A region of Epinephelus moara isolate mb chromosome 15, YSFRI_EMoa_1.0, whole genome shotgun sequence DNA encodes the following proteins:
- the LOC126401629 gene encoding glycerol kinase-like isoform X1, with amino-acid sequence MNGTMAASSHRIMLGPLVASIDQGTSSTRFLVFNSKTAELLSHHQVEIKQSFPKEGWVEEDPKEILQSVYECMERTCEKLTQLNIDISNIKAIGVTNQRETTLVWDKETGEPLYNAIVWLDLRTQSTVERLINKTPGRNKNHLKHKTGLPISTYFSAVKLRWLMDNVDEVHEAVVSHRAMFGTVDSWLIWCLTGGKTGGVHCTDVTNASRTMLFNIHTMDWDPELCKYFGIPMEILPRVRSSSEIYGLMKICSSRKSGALSGIPISGCLGDQSAALVGQMCFQDGQAKNTYGTGCFLLRNTGPKPVMSDHGLLTTVAYKLGRDKPACYALEGSVAIAGAVVRWLQDNLGIIGSSEELEKLAASVGTSYGCYFVPAFSGLYAPYWEPSARGIICGLTQFTNKSHVAFAALEAVCFQTREILDAMNQDSGIPLTQLQVDGGMTSNRLLMQLQADILCIPVVKPSMPETTALGAAMAAGAAEGVSVWSLSPEDLSEVTSEKFEPQINPEESEFRYARWKKAVQKSMNWETTEPAGNGNGETSIFSSVPLGFYIMGSMLMLVGARYLAGRD; translated from the exons ATGAACGGCACCATGGCCGCATCCTCACACCGGATAATGTTGGGGCCGCTGGTTGCTTCCATCGACCAGGGCACGAGCTCCACTCGGTTTTTG GTGTTTAATTCAAAAACTGCAGAGCTCCTCAGCCATCATCAGGTGGAAATCAAACAGAGCTTCCCCAAAGAAGG ATGGGTGGAGGAAGACCCCAAAGAAATCCTGCAGTCGGTGTACGAGTGCATGGAGCGGACGTGTGAAAAACTCACCCAGCTCAACATAGACATCTCGAACATTAAAG CTATTGGAGTGACCAACCAAAGAGAGACCACACTTGTTTGGGACAAAGAGACGGGGGAGCCCCTCTACAATGCAATCG TTTGGCTGGACCTGCGGACTCAGTCAACAGTTGAACGTCTAATTAACAAGACCCCAGGAAGGAATAAGAACCACTTAAAG CATAAAACGGGGCTCCCAATCAGCACTTACTTTAGCGCAGTGAAACTACGCTGGCTGATGGACAACGTGGACGAGGTCCACGAAGCCGTTGTGTCTCACCGCGCCATGTTCGGCACTGTGGACTCCTGGCTCATTTGG TGTTTGACAGGAGGCAAGACAGGCGGAGTCCACTGCACAGATGTGACCAACGCCAGCAGAACCATGCTGTTTAACATTCACACTATGGACTGGGACCCAGAGCTTTGCAA GTATTTTGGTATTCCCATGGAGATTTTGCCCCGAGTGAGGAGTTCCTCAGAAATCTACGGTCTCATG AAAATATGTTCTAGCCGG AAATCTGGAGCTCTCTCAGGTATCCCCATTTCAGGG TGTCTTGGAGATCAGTCGGCAGCGCTGGTTGGACAGATGTGTTTTCAGGACGGGCAGGCGAAAAATAC GTATGGAACTGGCTGCTTTCTCCTGCGAAACACAGGACCTAAG CCTGTCATGTCCGACCACGGTCTTCTGACCACTGTGGCATACAAACTTGGTCGGGACAAACCTGCCTGCTATGCACTAGAG GGCTCTGTGGCCATTGCAGGAGCTGTGGTTCGTTGGCTGCAGGACAATCTCGGGATCATCGGGTCGTCTGAGGAGCTCG AGAAGTTGGCTGCATCAGTCGGTACATCCTACGGTTGTTATTTTGTTCCTGCATTTTCCGGTCTTTATGCACCTTACTGGGAGCCCAGTGCAAGAGG GATCATTTGTGGGTTAACGCAGTTTACTAATAAGAGTCATGTGGCGTTTGCTGCATTGGAAGCTGTGTGTTTCCAGACACGGGAG ataCTTGATGCCATGAATCAGGACAGCGGCATTCCACTAACTCAGCTCCAGGTGGACGGAGGAATGACGTCAAACAGGCTGCTGATGCAGCTGCAGGCAGACATTCTTTGTATTCCTGTTG TGAAGCCGTCCATGCCTGAGACCACAGCTCTCGGTGCTGCGATGGCAGCAGGAGCAGCCgagggtgtgagtgtgtggagtCTGAGCCCAGAGGACCTGAGTGAAGTCACCTCCGAGAAGTTCGAGCCTCAGATCAACCCTGAAG agagCGAGTTTCGGTACGCTCGGTGGAAGAAGGCGGTTCAGAAATCCATGAACTGGGAGACGACAGAGCCTGCTGGTAATGGAAACG GTGAAACTAGTATCTTCAGCAGCGTCCCTCTGGGCTTCTACATCATGGGCAGCATGTTGATGTTAGTTGGTGCCAGATACCTCGCAG GCCGTGACTAG
- the LOC126401629 gene encoding glycerol kinase-like isoform X2 encodes MNGTMAASSHRIMLGPLVASIDQGTSSTRFLVFNSKTAELLSHHQVEIKQSFPKEGWVEEDPKEILQSVYECMERTCEKLTQLNIDISNIKAIGVTNQRETTLVWDKETGEPLYNAIVWLDLRTQSTVERLINKTPGRNKNHLKHKTGLPISTYFSAVKLRWLMDNVDEVHEAVVSHRAMFGTVDSWLIWCLTGGKTGGVHCTDVTNASRTMLFNIHTMDWDPELCKYFGIPMEILPRVRSSSEIYGLMKSGALSGIPISGCLGDQSAALVGQMCFQDGQAKNTYGTGCFLLRNTGPKPVMSDHGLLTTVAYKLGRDKPACYALEGSVAIAGAVVRWLQDNLGIIGSSEELEKLAASVGTSYGCYFVPAFSGLYAPYWEPSARGIICGLTQFTNKSHVAFAALEAVCFQTREILDAMNQDSGIPLTQLQVDGGMTSNRLLMQLQADILCIPVVKPSMPETTALGAAMAAGAAEGVSVWSLSPEDLSEVTSEKFEPQINPEESEFRYARWKKAVQKSMNWETTEPAGNGNGETSIFSSVPLGFYIMGSMLMLVGARYLAGRD; translated from the exons ATGAACGGCACCATGGCCGCATCCTCACACCGGATAATGTTGGGGCCGCTGGTTGCTTCCATCGACCAGGGCACGAGCTCCACTCGGTTTTTG GTGTTTAATTCAAAAACTGCAGAGCTCCTCAGCCATCATCAGGTGGAAATCAAACAGAGCTTCCCCAAAGAAGG ATGGGTGGAGGAAGACCCCAAAGAAATCCTGCAGTCGGTGTACGAGTGCATGGAGCGGACGTGTGAAAAACTCACCCAGCTCAACATAGACATCTCGAACATTAAAG CTATTGGAGTGACCAACCAAAGAGAGACCACACTTGTTTGGGACAAAGAGACGGGGGAGCCCCTCTACAATGCAATCG TTTGGCTGGACCTGCGGACTCAGTCAACAGTTGAACGTCTAATTAACAAGACCCCAGGAAGGAATAAGAACCACTTAAAG CATAAAACGGGGCTCCCAATCAGCACTTACTTTAGCGCAGTGAAACTACGCTGGCTGATGGACAACGTGGACGAGGTCCACGAAGCCGTTGTGTCTCACCGCGCCATGTTCGGCACTGTGGACTCCTGGCTCATTTGG TGTTTGACAGGAGGCAAGACAGGCGGAGTCCACTGCACAGATGTGACCAACGCCAGCAGAACCATGCTGTTTAACATTCACACTATGGACTGGGACCCAGAGCTTTGCAA GTATTTTGGTATTCCCATGGAGATTTTGCCCCGAGTGAGGAGTTCCTCAGAAATCTACGGTCTCATG AAATCTGGAGCTCTCTCAGGTATCCCCATTTCAGGG TGTCTTGGAGATCAGTCGGCAGCGCTGGTTGGACAGATGTGTTTTCAGGACGGGCAGGCGAAAAATAC GTATGGAACTGGCTGCTTTCTCCTGCGAAACACAGGACCTAAG CCTGTCATGTCCGACCACGGTCTTCTGACCACTGTGGCATACAAACTTGGTCGGGACAAACCTGCCTGCTATGCACTAGAG GGCTCTGTGGCCATTGCAGGAGCTGTGGTTCGTTGGCTGCAGGACAATCTCGGGATCATCGGGTCGTCTGAGGAGCTCG AGAAGTTGGCTGCATCAGTCGGTACATCCTACGGTTGTTATTTTGTTCCTGCATTTTCCGGTCTTTATGCACCTTACTGGGAGCCCAGTGCAAGAGG GATCATTTGTGGGTTAACGCAGTTTACTAATAAGAGTCATGTGGCGTTTGCTGCATTGGAAGCTGTGTGTTTCCAGACACGGGAG ataCTTGATGCCATGAATCAGGACAGCGGCATTCCACTAACTCAGCTCCAGGTGGACGGAGGAATGACGTCAAACAGGCTGCTGATGCAGCTGCAGGCAGACATTCTTTGTATTCCTGTTG TGAAGCCGTCCATGCCTGAGACCACAGCTCTCGGTGCTGCGATGGCAGCAGGAGCAGCCgagggtgtgagtgtgtggagtCTGAGCCCAGAGGACCTGAGTGAAGTCACCTCCGAGAAGTTCGAGCCTCAGATCAACCCTGAAG agagCGAGTTTCGGTACGCTCGGTGGAAGAAGGCGGTTCAGAAATCCATGAACTGGGAGACGACAGAGCCTGCTGGTAATGGAAACG GTGAAACTAGTATCTTCAGCAGCGTCCCTCTGGGCTTCTACATCATGGGCAGCATGTTGATGTTAGTTGGTGCCAGATACCTCGCAG GCCGTGACTAG